The Ignavibacteriales bacterium sequence TGACAACAATAATCTTCAATCCATACTTTTCCTTTAGCCGGCGGATCAACTCGATCATTTCGGGATATGGTTTCGACTGGTCGAACATGAATTTCCGAAACTGGGCATGAGTAAACGAACGCTTCTCGTAGAATACAACACGGTTCAAGTATTCTTCAATAGTGAGTTTATCCAACTCGTAAGTATCGAACGATTGGTTATGTCTTTTTTCCATCTCTTCGGCATCAAGGTCGAACTTCTTGGCTGCCAATTTGCGAAACTCATGAACCCACCCGTCGGAGAGCAAAACGCCGCCGATATCTACAAATAATATTGTAATAGGAATTTCTCTTTTCAATTTATTCCCTTCCATTATTTCATCTCCTTCTATTCCAACACCGCGATTTTTGTAAGGCGGCTTTATTCTATCTATTGTTTTCATTTACTTTGTTTTGTAATTGATC is a genomic window containing:
- a CDS encoding HAD family phosphatase is translated as MKTIDRIKPPYKNRGVGIEGDEIMEGNKLKREIPITILFVDIGGVLLSDGWVHEFRKLAAKKFDLDAEEMEKRHNQSFDTYELDKLTIEEYLNRVVFYEKRSFTHAQFRKFMFDQSKPYPEMIELIRRLKEKYGLKIIVVSNEARELNAHRIRKFKLNEFVDFFISSCYVHLRKPDADIFQLALDTTQVSKQQVIYIENTPMFVEIAEELGIRSIHHTDYKSTCAKLASFGLEVAE